The DNA window tttgaagttaggcatcgatttctctacggagaaaacagagttggttgttttttcaaggaagcgtgatccagctcagcttcagcttcagttggttggtagaacgatagcccaagtgatgacctttaaatatctcggaatttggttcgattctaaaggtacatggggaggccacattaggtatctgataaagaagtgccaacaaaggataaattttctccgaacaataaccggatcttggtggggtgctcatccaagtgacgtgataagattgtatcaaacaacgatactttcagtaatggattatgggtgcttctgtttccgttcagctgcaaacactcacattattaaattggaacgaatacagtatcgttgtttacgaatcgccttaggttctatgcaatcgacacatcttgaagttctagcgggagttcttcccttaaaagttcgattctgggatctctcctctcgtttacttatacgatgtgaggttatgaatccacttgtaattgaaaatttcgaaagatttgtcgagcttcaatcccaaaccagattcatgacagtgtacttcaatcacatgtcacaagaaataacgccttctagttatgttctgacatgtgttaatatactagatactcccgattccactttatttttcgacacgtccatgcaaggggaaatttcgtggaatcccggatcaccagcgctctctggagatccctaaaatattcataagtaaataccaacacatcgactgccataaaatgttctacactgatgggtcacgaatcaatgaggccactggcttcggtattttcaacaataacacctcgatctctttcaagcttgcagaacctgcctccgtttatacagccgaactagcagcagttcactatagtctggaaatcattgatactttacttccgagccattatttcatcctcacagatagcctcagcacaattaaggcactacgctcattaaagcttgataatcacgctccgttctttttgaagaagatacgagaatacttaactaaattaacaaataaatcttatcaaattaccttagtgtggattcccgctcattgctccatcccgggtaatgagagagcggataatttagccaaaataggggcgctggacggtgacatctatgaaagacctattgccttcaatgaattttacagcgcttctcgtcagaggacgcttactagttggcaaacatcatgggacaatggagatctgggacggtggttgcactcaattattcCTAAAGTATCagcgaaggcatggttcaaagggttggatgtaagtcgaaacttcattcgtgtgatgtctagactcatgtccaaccattatacgttgaatgcgcatctccgccgtattgggatcgcagaagataatcaatgtgcttgcggagagggttacgaagacattgaacatgttgatTGGTCTtacactgaatatcgtgaagccagatcccaattaatagactcctccagaagaaaaccaccctatgtacctgttcgtgatatcctcgctttacgagatcttacatacatgagccatatttatcatttcctgaaaacaataaatattcaaatataattatccccacaacgTTTCTAGTTTTTGTCCTTGCTACCcataaacaatttagatttcctcgcagttagttaagttagataaaacgatataaataaagaaaaaaaaataaacaaaaattacagaaaaactatcaataggttaacaatgaaattcaagaaaatagagtataattaaaaacattcaaaatgatgattatcctcagtgttagcattagaaagtgatttttttttatataacgtgatagtcttaagaacctttgtaacatgttatgtaaaaaaaaccccggcgtaaaaaagcttttgcaaatgccgtgtcaaatgaacgttttatgaaaaaaaaacatttcattcatggcagcgggcatgaattgaattttgttttctttcaagttcacgcagggatatcaatttttgacattaaaaatgtcttactccactatctggggctaggtgtcattctaaaatctaaactatctcccatgtaacgaaactatgtaaggtttgcacgcttataactccgatattactagatggattttaatcattcatacaccaaccgattcagaaacacctaacttaaatattggtgacaatttaatatctccccattaaaagtagacttttggaaattggtaaaattaaaaagttcacgaaaaacgggaaaattaccattcgtgaggcagatttctcagacacagccgtcaagatagggcagcttagttgctcaatgaaacacgaaaagtcataaatagaagcaacgcatgtccgtttaaatcagttgttgctcttatgccatatgagcaacatcgtctccgggcgatgcaataagcgctatcgattttcggtaacgttggcatttgcacacactcgcacctaagtgactaaaccatatactgttagtttataaatagaggtgacgcgtccccgtttgaatcagtttttgttcttttgtCGAACGGGtcagatcatggctgcagcgtctgggcactacaataagcggtagacgctatgcattttcggcagcggtggccgtgtgcggatttttcgggtaccagcacggtgtcacagaatgatttgcaaagtgggtgggcggggtggtttggatttaattcaatacggtgtgtgctgcttaagagtgttgcgtttaaaaaaatatatttatttttatgcatgcgtgtgcgttgtaacttgttagtccatgtttacggcgctttgtagctgcgtagggtaaagagcctattggttttcatgtttcatatttcggttatatgttttttatcagtaaggcatctgacaacgtgcttctgtagttattgcactgttcagcagcgtagtattttatataggagagtacactcaggtttttacgcggattttgaaatttacgcggttttcattaacgcgttttttttttaaatttacacggttttcatttacacggcctatatcccctgcgtgaaaaatctgagtgtaattgcatcggaaacaatcacattcccagcagaactttttgttttctaatttcaaacacttttgtttcgtactgcacacaacggaaaattttaaaacagaacttaccgtcccagcagcagttgaagcgggtgttctttttcgattcaaattcaagccatggaaaaggacttaaaattgttttcccagtttatccagtcagaatatttgtcctaccctatgtatttaaaacacagttctaattgcgttttaaagtatacaacaaatagaacggttgggtatactaatttaaattttaaaataaatctgttttaaattatgaaacaaaccgctgtcctgaagatataattatatcagttctattaccacataaacacctatataacataaaacgctgcagaattggtttaataatacaatattTACACTatagagttataacacgttttaataattagcaacaaaaaaatgtcaccaagatagcataaaaacccgtttcaactagtagtgcgaacgttgcataacaaagtaatttatcaaataatttcattttttccaccactaatcgatcaagaaatacttaaacttaagattgtttacttaagttcattagtacattattgaaaatttaaatggaaaatgagattttatatttcatggagaatctgtatatttccgttggcgggcgtgggcttcctcatcacagctctcaatatggaacttttcttttgaatatattttctggacagaccagcctatttttactagatggatcagccaaataatgccaatcacctagtgagatacttgattaatttaTAGGTTACCGTTAAAAAACcctcaataaattatgttttgatggggagggtatatagcaaattgtaacatatgaaaacaagcgagtgaacaagaacgtgagtcaatatgtgtgatagataaaattcatttgcacgctcttgaaaaaagctacatttttaatgtcaccgtggtcgtgtcctgtacataaccctttaatttttaagCTCTGCACACAACTGAAAACAGCCCTTTTCGTTGGGCACTCATCACCAAAGAGCATTGACTGAAAATTCACCCGCGGGGTTATAGAAAAGGATAAAACGTCTGTTGACACAAAAACCACTGAATTTCCAGCACTGCCAACTGCTGTTTTGGAGTTCAACTCCGCCAGTCTACAGGGACAAAATCAGATCGAGAGAACGAACGAAAAACGTGGTGACTGAATGGACTATAACTCGAGGATTGCAGCGGCTTCATTTCGGATAAAAAGTTTATTCATATTTAAACCGTGTTTTAATcggtttttcatattaatcaATCGTGAGGTGAATTTGTGCAAGAGTTACAGCAAGTAAAATCGAACAGGAACCGAAGTTCCCGTAGAGTAATTAATTCTAAcctcaaaatatatttttaggtTTATTGAACCCGAAAAGCGGAACAATAGAATGGTTAAATTTGTACCGGAAGAAGTTTAAGGTTCACGGTAAATATGAATTTTTTGCTCCCTTTGCTAAAAGTAGTAATTGCGAATATTTTAGAACCTCCGCAGGTTTGCACAACCTCCAGGTCAGAGAGGTCGCCTAGTTGGCCCACTGAAATGTATGTTAGTCTCTGGTTATACCACCTCCAAGTGGCCCACTAATGTAATCCGCCTATTTCTAGCTTCGAAGCATACGAATAAACGCTTTCAAAAATCAGTGGACGTCCTCTTTCATCATGGCGGATAATGAGAACGATGAGCCGGAATGTACATCCAATTGCGTTGCCTGCGATCGTCCGGATTCAGTCGACAACTTGGTTGCTTGCGATAAATGCGACGACTGGTGGCACTACACTTGTGCAGGAGTATCAGATGCCGTTTCCCGGCACGCATGGGCATGTGTAAAGTGTTTCTCAGGGCCACGGATGTCTGTTTCTTCCGTTCATTCCTCGTCAGTAAAAAGGAAAGCCCGTCTCGAAATGGAATTATCCCGGTTGGAAGAGAAAAGAGCGTTGGAAAAAATAAGCTCGCGCTGATGTTGGAAGAAAAGTACCTGGGAGAAAAGTACTCACTACTAGAGAAATCCATGATGGAAGCTGATGTTGACAGTAGCATACGCAGTCATAGTGAACTGGAACACGAGTCCTCCCATCGGTCCCGTCATACCGCACAATGGGTTAAAGATCAATCCAGCTTAAACCAATTGAATAAGCAACAATGCTCGAGCCTTCTAAATCACCCGGAATTTTCAAAGATCGAGCAAGAAAGCGCAGTGGGTGGGATCTTGTTTGAAAAAGATGAATCCCAGCAGGATGCCTCGTCGGTCAGTGGAAGTCAACCTAGGTTGCGAAAGCCGGGGAAAACGGAGTTACGTACGTTGCGCAAGGATTTGCAACGGTTACAAAAACGTAAGCCTACACATGTGGAGCTACAAGAGCTTCAAGAGCAGCTCCAACGATGTAAACTAAGGTTACAACGACAGGATACTCTAACACAGCaattgtctgaaaaaaatatttcccgcGCAGCGATCACATCACTAGGAGAAATCCGCAAAACTGGTCGAACGACAGCACACAAATATGCAGCGCGATCTCGCGAATCGAGTGACCCAACCCCACAGCAACTGGCGGCAAGACAAGTGCTATTGAGAGATTTACCAACCTTTACGGGTAAACCGACGGATTGGCCCGTCTTCATTAGCAATTATAACTACACAACCGAAGTGTGCGGCTATAGTGACGGAGAAAATATGATTCGGCTTCCGCGCAGTTTGAAAGGCCCTGTCTGGGAGTCAGTTCGTAGCCATCTTATGTTACCCGCTTCAGTCCCTCATGTTATCGAAGCGCTTCGTATGTTCTATGGGCGGTCGGATTTATTAATTGAATCATTGATTGAAAAGATCAAAACGGCTCCAGCACCCAAGGTTGATAAGTTATAGACGATTATCGAGTTCGGCATGATGGTGCAAGCTCTATGTGACCACATGATAGCGGCCGAGTTGCTCGATCATCTGGCCAACCCAACGCTACTGAAAGATTTGATTGAAAAACTTCCTGCTGAATATCACTTTTGTGAATGTAACAACGACAACGCGATGGAAGGAATAATGAAGGCCTATTTTACACTAGATGAGATGGGAACTAAGGCGCATGCGAAAACACTTTCAGAAGATGACCAGCGTGCATCTAGAATTCTCGAGTAAACCACCTGTATGGTTGGTGACCGTTACGAATGTGGACTACTGTGGAGGTTTGAGTCCTTTGAGTTTCCGGATAGCTACGCAATGGCTGTCAAAAGGCTGCAGTGCTTGGaaggaagaatgttgaaaaatcccacTCTAAAAGAGATTATTCAACGCCAGATCCAAGAATACCTAGAAAAGGGATACGCACGTAGAGCAAATTTAGAAGAGCTAAATCGTGCGGACCCGCGTAGTACCTGGTACCTGCCACTTGGTGCAGTTTCGAATTCAAAAAAGCCGGATAAGATTCGGCTTATATGGGACGCCTCCGTGAAGGTTGACGGAATATCGATGAACTCACTGCTGTTAAAGGGTCCAGATCAGCTGATTGCGTTACCTAAAGTTCTCTTACATTTCCGCCAACATCGGGTAGCGGTTTGCGCAGATATAAGAGAAATGTTTCATCAAATACGCATCCGTGATGAAGATCAACACGCCCAGAGATTCTTATGGCGTGATGACCCGCAACAAGAACCCGAAATCTTATTGATGAACGTAGCAACCTTTGGTTCATCCTGCTCGCCAGCTATTGCTCAATTTGTGAAGAATGTAAACGCCAATACATTCAGTAGGAAGTTTCCACGGGCTGTCAAAGGAATAGTTCAAAGTCATTATGTAGATGACTACCTAGACAGCTTTCAGAACGAAGAAGAAGCAAAACAGGTAGCATCCGAAGTACGTGAGATCCACAAATTTGGTGGATTTGATATCCGTTATTGGAGCTCAAATAGTCCAGAAGTTCTCCAATATTTGGGACAGGCGAATAGAAATGGTGTTAAATCAATCATTCACGAGAAAAGTGGCACATCAGAACGTGTTCTGGGAATGCTGTGGCAGACGGATACAGATAGTTTCAGATTTTCAACCTGTTGGGGCGACTTACTTGATGGTTTCCCGTTCGAAGGTTTCCGCCTATGGTATGCGGCCCAGAAAGATCGTCGCCGAGCAATTCAATCAGCTTCCAATATCCTATACAACCGATTTCTTCTTGGCACTAAACGTTCTCTTTGCCAGCACTGCACTTTTCCCCCTTTTTGGACAGGGATAGTAGATTTATACTACACCACAATTAGCAAGTCAAATCGTCCTTTCTTCGCTAGAAAACTAGCTATATTTCACTGCACTAGTCCGAGACTAGTTCGATGTGGACAGCGCGGGTGGAGAAACACACGAAGATCGCGATGTATGCCTTCGTTGGTGCACGGTTTCGTATCGGTGATTTAAAGTAGACAGGCCCACAATAGTCTACCCCGCATACGGAAAACGGTCTGGTTGGCGAAACTCGCGAGGACGGCAAGTCTGCTACGGTTTGCTGGATCAAACGGGGCTTGCTGCGAAAACACGTGTGGCACTGATGGTACGTGTGGCGAACGAGGTCGCGTCCTTCAATCACCCAGAATTTCTGGCGCATCGTGGTTAACGTCAGCTGTGGTCCTACGTGCAGCAGAATGTAGTGGTAGTGCTCTCACAACAACACGGATAGCGGGTGCTTCGCAAGCAGCATTATCGGGTGCTTCACTTCTTCCGAAACTGCGGCGTGCTTGAGTCTCCCACCGACTCGAATAACGCCGTCTTTATACATCACCGGTTTCAGCCACTTCAACGATGCTGGAAGGAGATTACGTTTCGACGTATCTTGGACAGCTCCTTGGAGAACATCTCACGTTGGGCAATTCGGCACAATGCTAGATCAGCATCGCGTAGATCAGGTGTGGAAAGAGACTCAAACGGCTCTGGTTTGGTCTTCTGGACGGCAGCTCGTAGAGAGCGTAAATATCGCATCCAATACGCGATGGAACGTCGTAGCTTCGTAAAGCTGGAGTAACGACTGAAAAGTCGAGCGGAGAGAGATGGCTCGGCAACCGCTACCGACATCATGGCGACGTTGCCTTTGCTCTCTGGCATTGTGGACAAATCGCACGCTGGCAGCACAGTGCGTGGCCAGTGGTATGATGAAACCGATAGCCATTGCGGTCCTATCCACCAAAACTCGAGGTTCACGATATCGGCCGGATTGACACCTCGGGATATAAGGTCTGCAGGGTTGG is part of the Topomyia yanbarensis strain Yona2022 chromosome 1, ASM3024719v1, whole genome shotgun sequence genome and encodes:
- the LOC131696357 gene encoding uncharacterized protein LOC131696357, which codes for MKSLKTACEVFFWVDSTIVLYWLPSCPSRWKTFVANRVSTIQSTTGSCSWQHVLGESNPADLISRGVNPADIVNLEFWWIGPQWLSVSSYHWPRTVLPACDLSTMPESKGNVAMMSVAVAEPSLSARLFSRYSSFTKLRRSIAYWMRYLRSLRAAVQKTKPEPFESLSTPDLRDADLALCRIAQREMFSKELSKIRRNVISFQHR